A single genomic interval of Bradyrhizobium japonicum USDA 6 harbors:
- the trbF gene encoding conjugal transfer protein TrbF: MFKRPSVHYGRMPEPITPYQKAAQVWDERIGSARVQAKNWRLMAFGCLMLSAGLAGSLVWQSRQGSITPWVVEVDHLGQAQRVAPANIDYQPTDAQIAYHLARFIEDVRGLPADGIVLRQNWLRAYDFTTDRGAAALNDYARNNDPFAKLGKAQISVDVSSVIRASSESFRVAWTQRTYDNGSLSSTERWTAILSIVIETPRDAERLRKNPLGVYVRAINWSKELGQ, translated from the coding sequence ATGTTCAAACGACCATCAGTTCACTACGGGCGCATGCCCGAGCCGATTACGCCTTATCAAAAGGCCGCACAGGTTTGGGACGAACGCATTGGATCAGCGCGCGTGCAAGCCAAAAACTGGCGCCTGATGGCCTTTGGCTGCCTCATGCTGTCGGCCGGTCTGGCTGGCAGCCTTGTCTGGCAATCCCGCCAAGGCTCAATCACGCCCTGGGTGGTCGAAGTCGATCATCTCGGCCAAGCTCAAAGGGTTGCGCCCGCCAACATCGACTATCAGCCTACAGACGCTCAGATCGCGTACCATTTGGCGCGCTTCATTGAGGACGTCAGAGGTCTGCCGGCCGACGGCATAGTTCTGCGCCAAAACTGGCTCCGGGCCTATGATTTCACCACCGATCGCGGCGCCGCTGCGCTCAATGACTACGCACGCAACAACGATCCCTTTGCCAAGTTGGGCAAGGCCCAGATCTCCGTCGACGTATCGAGCGTCATTCGCGCCTCTTCGGAGAGCTTTCGCGTCGCGTGGACGCAGCGCACCTACGACAACGGCTCGTTGAGCTCAACTGAGCGCTGGACTGCAATTCTCTCGATCGTGATCGAAACGCCCCGCGACGCCGAACGTCTGCGCAAGAATCCCCTTGGCGTCTACGTCCGCGCCATCAACTGGTCAAAGGAGTTGGGTCAGTGA
- the trbG gene encoding P-type conjugative transfer protein TrbG, translating into MTKTPSYVHSKRSLQQSRLNSAWPGFVSSKRAFLSALLLCSSALGGCATYIPPEISYDAKVPPLPATPVALDDRSRPLHVPPLWKPALGGKSGGKEDAEPVSRVETANSAARVEPRKRGYFNAAQIYAYSPGALYQIYAAPGQITDIALEEGEQLTGSGPIAAGDTVRWVVGDTESGSGDTRRVHILIKPTRVSIETNLVVNTDRRTYLIELRSRERPYMPSVAWYYPETLRERSRSVALKPVIPEPAQRISRYAIEGDSPPWRPLAAYDDGRKVYVEFPRGIVQGEMPPLFVIGPDGKTELVNYRAYGNVLIVDRLFAAAELRIGGEHQQKVRIVRTDGRPSS; encoded by the coding sequence GTGACCAAGACGCCGTCTTACGTTCATTCGAAACGTTCCCTCCAGCAAAGCAGGCTCAATTCGGCTTGGCCCGGGTTCGTGAGCTCGAAGCGTGCATTTCTATCTGCTCTTCTGCTTTGTTCGTCTGCGCTCGGCGGGTGCGCGACCTACATTCCGCCGGAGATCAGCTATGACGCTAAAGTTCCTCCGTTACCGGCGACGCCCGTGGCCCTCGACGACAGATCGCGACCGCTTCACGTTCCGCCGCTCTGGAAGCCGGCGCTCGGCGGCAAGTCGGGAGGGAAGGAAGACGCTGAACCTGTGAGCCGGGTTGAGACCGCAAACAGCGCAGCCCGGGTCGAACCACGCAAGCGGGGGTATTTCAACGCGGCCCAAATCTACGCCTACAGTCCCGGGGCGCTCTATCAAATTTACGCTGCACCGGGGCAGATCACGGATATCGCGCTTGAGGAAGGAGAGCAGTTGACGGGATCAGGTCCGATCGCAGCCGGAGATACCGTACGCTGGGTCGTGGGTGATACCGAAAGCGGAAGCGGCGACACACGACGGGTCCATATTCTGATCAAGCCGACTCGAGTTTCGATCGAGACCAACTTGGTGGTCAATACTGACCGGCGCACCTACCTGATCGAGCTCCGCTCCCGCGAACGGCCATACATGCCGTCTGTTGCCTGGTACTACCCAGAAACCTTGCGGGAACGATCGCGCTCGGTCGCTCTGAAGCCCGTTATTCCGGAGCCGGCGCAGCGCATCTCCCGCTATGCCATCGAAGGGGACAGTCCTCCCTGGCGACCGCTCGCCGCATATGACGATGGACGCAAGGTCTACGTCGAATTCCCGCGGGGAATCGTGCAAGGTGAGATGCCTCCTCTTTTCGTCATAGGCCCAGACGGCAAGACCGAACTCGTCAACTATCGGGCGTACGGCAACGTATTGATCGTCGATAGGCTGTTTGCTGCAGCCGAGCTGCGGATTGGCGGCGAGCATCAGCAGAAGGTCCGTATTGTCAGAACCGACGGGAGGCCGTCGTCATGA
- a CDS encoding TrbI/VirB10 family protein — MSTPNGNDYEQAVPPETQEEQSRSFRLRAEHPRVTRLSRKVLAGGSAIALLVIGGAVMWSLESNRSRSQAADELYSTDHHNVADGITTLPKDYAGVPRQPIPQLGPPLPGDLGRPILAAQGQLPTSSADPDQQRRDQETEAARISHLFASTNGREVRPSAAAAVGSERVVPASATSTGDDGSAQNGHDRKLAFVNASADRRTVSPDRIAKPVSPYIVQAGTVIPGALITGIRSDLPGQITAQVTENVFDTPTGRFLLVPQGARLIGIYDSQVTFGQSRVLLVWTRLIMPNGRSIVLERQPGADTAGYAGLEDQIDNHWGELFKAAALSTFLAVGTELGAGSDTNSSDSAIIQALRHGASDSLNQTGQQVVRRSLNIQPTLTVRPGFPVRVLVNRDLILVPYGR; from the coding sequence ATGAGCACCCCGAATGGAAACGATTACGAGCAAGCAGTTCCGCCGGAGACGCAAGAGGAGCAGTCCAGGAGTTTCCGCCTGAGAGCAGAGCATCCGCGCGTGACACGGTTGTCACGAAAAGTCCTGGCTGGAGGGAGCGCGATTGCCCTGCTTGTCATCGGCGGAGCGGTCATGTGGTCGCTGGAGAGCAATCGTTCCCGAAGCCAGGCGGCCGATGAGCTTTACAGCACTGACCATCACAATGTCGCCGATGGCATTACGACGCTGCCGAAGGACTACGCTGGCGTTCCGCGCCAGCCGATTCCGCAGCTTGGTCCGCCTCTTCCCGGGGACCTTGGTCGACCGATCCTAGCTGCTCAGGGGCAGTTGCCGACGAGCAGCGCTGATCCGGACCAGCAGCGGCGGGATCAAGAGACCGAAGCAGCCCGCATCAGCCATCTGTTCGCTTCGACCAATGGACGAGAGGTGCGTCCGTCCGCCGCTGCCGCTGTTGGGAGCGAGCGCGTCGTGCCGGCGAGCGCAACGAGCACCGGCGACGATGGATCTGCGCAGAACGGTCACGACCGGAAGCTTGCCTTCGTTAATGCCTCTGCGGATCGTCGTACGGTAAGCCCTGACCGCATCGCTAAACCTGTTTCTCCGTATATCGTGCAGGCCGGGACGGTCATTCCGGGAGCGCTGATCACCGGGATCAGATCGGACCTGCCAGGCCAAATCACCGCGCAGGTAACCGAAAATGTCTTTGATACGCCGACCGGTCGCTTTCTGCTTGTGCCTCAGGGAGCGCGACTGATTGGGATCTACGATAGTCAGGTCACCTTCGGCCAGTCGCGTGTCCTGCTCGTCTGGACCAGGCTCATTATGCCGAATGGACGTTCCATCGTTCTCGAGCGACAGCCTGGCGCCGACACCGCAGGCTATGCGGGTCTCGAGGACCAGATCGACAACCATTGGGGTGAGCTATTCAAGGCCGCAGCGTTATCGACGTTTTTAGCTGTCGGGACGGAACTAGGCGCAGGGTCCGACACCAACAGCAGCGACAGCGCCATCATCCAGGCATTGCGACACGGCGCCTCCGACTCGTTAAACCAAACCGGACAGCAGGTGGTTCGGCGCAGTCTCAACATCCAGCCCACACTGACCGTGCGACCTGGTTTCCCGGTTCGCGTTCTCGTCAATCGTGACCTCATCCTTGTGCCCTACGGACGGTAA
- a CDS encoding DUF2274 domain-containing protein, which translates to MPKLKIGTLPDDKPVKVTTELPASVHRDLVAYTEALARESGQRIDPAKLIAPMLARFMATDRGFAKARRAGHSSGAGGGEG; encoded by the coding sequence ATGCCCAAGCTTAAAATAGGTACACTGCCCGACGACAAGCCGGTGAAGGTCACCACTGAGCTTCCCGCATCAGTGCATCGCGATCTCGTCGCCTATACAGAGGCCTTGGCACGTGAAAGTGGGCAACGCATCGATCCGGCGAAGCTGATCGCGCCGATGCTCGCGCGTTTCATGGCTACCGACCGCGGATTTGCAAAGGCGAGACGAGCGGGTCACTCCTCGGGGGCAGGCGGAGGTGAGGGATAG
- a CDS encoding LysR family transcriptional regulator — translation MGTIETKNDKRSARAIDLQQLRLAIVACDYGSFRRAADALSIKHTAFSRSIRQLEHLVGTSLFERSSGGIKPTPAGRAILRIARLILEQVEILVDTGRSAARGDTGRLVIGFYTSMSTGNLRATVGELKKLLPQLELATMERSRLRLMTALRNGTIDVVVSPGRLPLKGNRAQQLWSERILVSLPEDHCLAARKIIYWTDLRNERILLSEYDPGKELADLLNSKLAQPEDGPKIERHDVSRGIIKSLVSMGMGLSLVMESDIGASFAGLVYRELQDGTGPSRLDFYAHWRDDNENPALKRFLDLLSERYPSPPPAPEE, via the coding sequence ATGGGTACAATTGAGACCAAGAACGACAAACGAAGCGCAAGAGCTATCGACTTGCAACAGCTTCGACTGGCGATAGTCGCTTGTGACTATGGAAGTTTTCGACGAGCCGCAGACGCGCTGTCGATCAAGCATACCGCTTTCAGCCGCTCGATCCGTCAACTCGAGCACCTCGTGGGCACTTCATTATTCGAACGCTCAAGCGGTGGAATCAAGCCTACGCCAGCCGGTCGGGCAATTTTGAGAATTGCGAGACTGATCCTAGAACAAGTCGAAATACTCGTTGATACTGGCAGATCCGCTGCTCGCGGCGATACTGGCCGTCTTGTTATTGGCTTCTACACGTCCATGTCCACGGGAAACCTGCGAGCTACCGTAGGCGAGCTTAAGAAGCTGCTTCCGCAGCTTGAGTTGGCGACGATGGAACGCTCCCGTCTCCGTCTGATGACCGCCCTTCGTAACGGAACCATCGACGTTGTCGTGAGCCCGGGACGCCTACCATTGAAGGGCAATAGAGCACAACAGCTGTGGAGCGAGCGCATCTTGGTTTCATTGCCTGAGGACCACTGCCTGGCAGCACGCAAGATTATCTATTGGACCGATTTGCGGAACGAAAGGATTCTTTTAAGCGAGTATGATCCCGGGAAAGAACTCGCGGATCTTTTGAATTCAAAGCTTGCACAACCCGAAGATGGTCCCAAAATCGAACGACACGACGTCAGCCGCGGCATTATCAAGAGCCTTGTCAGCATGGGCATGGGGCTCAGTCTCGTAATGGAATCGGATATTGGAGCAAGCTTTGCTGGTCTAGTGTATAGGGAACTGCAGGACGGCACGGGACCGAGCCGGTTGGACTTCTACGCACATTGGCGGGATGACAACGAAAACCCTGCTCTGAAACGATTCCTCGATCTGCTTTCAGAGCGCTATCCCTCACCTCCGCCTGCCCCCGAGGAGTGA
- a CDS encoding acyl-homoserine-lactone synthase, which yields MIRLITEPFYGEFSETLAGMFELRHRVFKIRMGWEVQTSDAMEIDEFDALHPSYLVQVFDDGKVQGAVRLLPTLGPTMLCDVFPALLEGQSAPSSPLVWESSRFAIDVAADAPKGDHGITRAAYELFAGMVEFGLSRKLTDIVTVTDVRMERILRRAGWPLRRIGNPSAIGKTLAVAGYLKISRETLASLRRASGLSTPVLWTPVISAAA from the coding sequence ATGATCCGTTTAATCACAGAACCCTTTTACGGAGAGTTTTCGGAAACGCTTGCGGGGATGTTCGAGCTTAGACATCGCGTATTCAAGATTCGCATGGGTTGGGAAGTTCAGACCAGCGACGCTATGGAGATTGATGAATTTGATGCTCTGCATCCATCATACTTGGTTCAAGTGTTCGATGACGGAAAGGTACAAGGCGCCGTCCGCCTGCTTCCCACGCTCGGCCCGACCATGCTTTGCGATGTTTTTCCCGCGCTTCTCGAGGGCCAGTCAGCACCGTCAAGTCCTCTCGTTTGGGAAAGTAGCAGGTTCGCAATCGATGTTGCGGCGGATGCCCCAAAGGGAGATCACGGGATTACTCGTGCCGCTTATGAATTGTTTGCAGGAATGGTCGAATTCGGACTTTCCCGAAAGCTCACCGACATAGTTACGGTCACAGATGTCCGTATGGAGAGAATTCTTCGGCGAGCCGGTTGGCCGCTGCGGCGTATCGGCAATCCTTCCGCAATTGGCAAAACCTTGGCCGTAGCAGGTTACCTCAAAATCTCGCGTGAGACCCTTGCCAGCCTCCGCAGGGCTAGCGGTCTTTCGACGCCGGTTCTTTGGACACCGGTGATCTCCGCAGCCGCCTAG
- a CDS encoding helix-turn-helix transcriptional regulator has translation MHLVFQRFIDMLAAAKETDDFSQTMVVTAKALDLSCFAYLALPQSPHGRPELISNYPTDWTSHYLESRYQRIDPVIQSVLTSPEPFRWGFDLSNTCHSTLQQQMLDEASQFGIRCGFTIPIHDGRSPIAALTFASDQRSGPFETCVAHQSRVLQLMALYFHAHVRRKSRSQHEAINILLSVREYECLEWAAQGKTAWEIGQIVGISRHTAASYLRSAKQKLGVRTVVQAALLLAAGKLKRQN, from the coding sequence ATGCATCTCGTTTTCCAAAGGTTCATTGACATGTTGGCGGCCGCCAAAGAGACCGATGATTTCTCGCAGACGATGGTCGTCACCGCCAAAGCTCTGGATTTGTCGTGCTTCGCGTATCTGGCGCTACCTCAATCTCCGCATGGAAGACCTGAACTGATCTCTAACTATCCTACCGATTGGACATCTCATTATCTTGAGAGTCGCTACCAAAGAATCGATCCAGTCATTCAAAGTGTGCTCACCAGCCCCGAACCGTTCAGGTGGGGTTTCGATCTTTCGAACACTTGCCATTCAACACTTCAGCAGCAAATGCTCGACGAAGCCTCTCAGTTCGGGATTCGGTGCGGCTTTACCATTCCTATTCACGATGGGCGGAGCCCGATTGCGGCGCTGACATTTGCTTCGGATCAGCGAAGCGGACCGTTTGAGACCTGCGTTGCGCACCAATCGCGGGTTCTGCAACTAATGGCCCTGTATTTCCATGCACACGTTCGCCGCAAATCGAGGAGCCAACACGAAGCTATAAATATCTTACTTTCAGTTCGGGAGTACGAATGTTTGGAATGGGCAGCTCAGGGGAAGACTGCTTGGGAGATAGGCCAAATCGTTGGGATTTCGAGACATACGGCCGCGTCATACTTGCGGTCCGCCAAGCAGAAGTTAGGCGTAAGGACCGTCGTCCAGGCGGCCTTGCTGCTCGCGGCTGGAAAATTGAAGCGGCAAAATTAG
- a CDS encoding methyl-accepting chemotaxis protein: MLATKSWDLWRESEAAERILRVVGSSEKTFRAMHNLRFDRSITLRTLNAESAIDRETADYLNRIRDSEMSGMREAIDVLRQGPQLIDPNELQALALQFDELSILQKEYWTNVVRPKADRDAGLAKKYADATIAALKAIETVDGSLNSLAALKDPTIDRLMSVKRLAWLLRNAAGDALVLVSDGLSAGVLPADRRETYVRYLGGIDAAWTALQLVAIGPTLPPKVSDAIGRTKSTLFDAEYVALRDRLVAALVASRSPELTVSAWGPITVERLRGPISIAEDALEAATAYAESQRKRAQIALASYVGLLFVSVMAAILAVKCVNGRLIRPMRLARCSMIELANGNLEVEVPVSRRSDEIGALFDALLVFKQSAREKASIESRQNDLHAAESARQARIESHLTSFEAQVTQELDLLSDASDKMMQTSVDLSSTSKRAMVQLRLAATATGDAAANVDSVAVSTSQLSDSINEISQRVTFGAGIAGEVLQEAQSADSIVRKLSLAAEHIGEIVGLISDVAGRTNLLALNATIEAARAGEAGKGFAVVASEVKMLAGQTASATQEIAKYIADAQEAAIETKNAVSHIGSVIAKMSDVSTSIAAAVEEQGAATTEISRNTQAAAQATREASSNVAHVSAGADVTEAAATSVKHSADILRGQTIVLQTRVADFLEQIRAA, from the coding sequence ATGCTCGCCACCAAGTCGTGGGATTTATGGCGCGAATCCGAAGCAGCTGAGCGCATTTTGAGGGTCGTTGGCAGCTCTGAGAAGACCTTCCGTGCCATGCACAATCTGCGGTTCGACAGGTCCATAACGTTGAGGACCCTGAACGCGGAATCTGCGATCGACCGCGAGACCGCGGACTATCTGAACAGAATACGCGACTCGGAAATGTCCGGCATGCGCGAAGCGATAGATGTGCTTCGTCAAGGACCTCAGCTGATTGATCCGAACGAGTTGCAAGCGCTAGCGCTCCAATTCGACGAACTGTCCATCTTGCAGAAAGAGTATTGGACCAATGTTGTTCGACCGAAAGCCGATAGAGATGCGGGTCTCGCAAAGAAGTACGCCGATGCCACGATTGCGGCACTCAAAGCTATCGAAACTGTAGACGGTTCGCTAAATTCCCTCGCCGCGCTTAAAGATCCAACGATCGACAGACTGATGTCGGTAAAGAGGTTGGCCTGGCTGCTACGAAACGCCGCCGGCGACGCTCTCGTATTGGTTTCGGATGGTCTATCGGCCGGCGTGCTTCCTGCTGATCGCCGTGAAACTTACGTGAGATATCTGGGTGGAATCGACGCAGCGTGGACGGCGCTGCAATTGGTCGCAATCGGACCTACATTGCCTCCTAAGGTGTCAGATGCGATCGGTAGAACCAAATCCACTTTGTTCGACGCCGAGTACGTGGCTCTGCGAGATCGACTTGTTGCTGCGCTAGTCGCGAGCAGGTCTCCAGAACTTACCGTATCGGCGTGGGGGCCGATCACGGTAGAACGACTTCGCGGGCCAATATCGATAGCGGAAGACGCGTTGGAAGCCGCGACAGCCTACGCCGAGTCACAAAGGAAGCGCGCGCAAATAGCTCTCGCGTCTTATGTTGGACTGCTCTTCGTTTCGGTTATGGCGGCAATCCTTGCCGTAAAATGTGTCAATGGCCGATTGATCCGTCCAATGCGTCTTGCCAGATGTTCAATGATCGAGCTGGCCAACGGCAATCTGGAAGTAGAAGTGCCGGTATCGCGCCGTTCGGACGAAATCGGCGCTCTCTTCGATGCGCTGCTGGTGTTCAAACAAAGTGCTCGTGAGAAGGCATCGATCGAAAGTCGCCAAAACGACCTGCATGCGGCGGAGTCGGCGCGACAAGCTCGCATCGAGTCGCATTTGACTTCGTTTGAAGCACAAGTAACTCAAGAACTTGATTTGCTCTCGGATGCGTCCGACAAGATGATGCAGACTTCCGTCGATCTGTCTTCGACGTCGAAGCGGGCGATGGTTCAACTCCGCCTTGCTGCTACGGCTACGGGCGACGCAGCCGCGAATGTAGATAGTGTCGCAGTATCGACGAGCCAACTGAGTGACTCAATTAACGAAATAAGCCAGCGTGTCACTTTCGGGGCCGGAATCGCTGGAGAGGTACTCCAGGAGGCGCAATCGGCCGACAGCATTGTACGCAAGCTTTCCTTGGCTGCGGAGCATATCGGTGAGATCGTTGGGTTGATCAGTGACGTCGCAGGCAGGACTAACCTATTGGCCCTTAACGCAACCATCGAAGCTGCTCGTGCGGGAGAGGCTGGTAAGGGATTCGCAGTCGTCGCGTCCGAAGTCAAGATGCTGGCTGGTCAGACGGCTAGTGCTACGCAGGAGATCGCAAAATACATCGCGGACGCTCAGGAAGCGGCAATCGAAACAAAGAATGCGGTCAGTCACATCGGATCCGTGATTGCGAAGATGAGCGATGTATCGACATCGATCGCGGCTGCAGTCGAAGAGCAGGGTGCAGCCACAACGGAGATAAGTCGAAATACTCAGGCGGCTGCGCAGGCGACGAGAGAAGCGTCGTCCAACGTCGCCCATGTCTCAGCCGGCGCCGATGTCACAGAAGCCGCCGCGACCAGCGTCAAGCATTCGGCAGACATCCTTCGAGGGCAAACCATCGTCCTGCAGACCAGAGTCGCGGATTTCCTCGAACAAATTCGGGCCGCTTAA
- a CDS encoding MaoC/PaaZ C-terminal domain-containing protein, translating into MATAALIPDNPRSIAFRDYAAQIGQVVGLSDWVLVDQQMIDDYAKITDDYGPVHVDEKQSKERGLDGTIAHGLLTLSLCSNVGAMVKTALPTISDRRLLLNYGYDRIRFIAPVPRGRRIRAQYRLIGVDERVEKECLLRYEITVELEGAEKPVMFANWLFMVYLK; encoded by the coding sequence ATGGCAACGGCTGCTCTGATACCGGATAACCCCAGAAGTATAGCGTTTCGAGACTATGCCGCGCAGATAGGACAGGTCGTTGGACTTTCTGACTGGGTTCTGGTCGATCAGCAGATGATCGACGATTACGCCAAGATCACCGATGACTACGGTCCCGTTCATGTGGACGAGAAGCAGTCAAAGGAAAGAGGGCTCGACGGTACCATCGCCCACGGGTTGCTCACCCTTTCGCTTTGCTCGAACGTGGGCGCGATGGTCAAGACCGCCCTTCCTACCATCAGTGACCGCCGTCTCCTCCTAAACTATGGTTACGATCGGATACGGTTCATCGCGCCGGTGCCGAGAGGAAGGAGGATCAGGGCACAGTATCGCCTGATCGGGGTAGACGAGCGCGTCGAAAAGGAGTGCCTGCTGCGGTACGAGATCACCGTGGAGTTGGAGGGCGCTGAAAAGCCCGTGATGTTCGCGAATTGGCTTTTCATGGTGTATCTAAAGTGA
- a CDS encoding CoA transferase gives MSVAAQWALDGLLSSLGMSRGSGALSFVGDDPIVPSRFRPAAACAAAIAAEACGISAIWKMRSGRDQDIRVDLRHAAVPGLRTSLHIHQNGHHLDLGRPVSERPNFFRTRDGRRMYLLRASAYHTNLIALLDLLKCANTTDAISEATSSWSSDDLEDALAERKVIGVMARTREEWLSHPQGSWLSSRPVVHVQKIAESPARPFTPAERPLSDIRVLDMAHLLAGPVSARVLAEQGADVLRVSAPLKQDDFRYVIDTSFGKRSAFIDLDRTGDMETLKKLITRADVFVQSFRPGSLAKRGLSPEEMAVARPGIIYVTISAYGMGGPWMKRGGLEQVGQAVSGLAIAEGSSEVPVLAPTFTLNDYLAAYLGSAGVVAALVRRAKEGGSYRVEVSLTGCSMWLQELGMLPQNLWRSEGDRSTLPVPPMDSYFETSGAFGNLTHPKPLVEFSETAAYWNCGPSPLGSSIPAWLDASQ, from the coding sequence GTGAGCGTGGCGGCACAGTGGGCTCTCGATGGCCTGCTTTCATCGCTCGGAATGAGCCGCGGCAGCGGAGCGCTCAGCTTTGTGGGGGATGATCCCATCGTTCCTAGCCGCTTCCGACCGGCCGCGGCATGCGCAGCAGCGATTGCAGCTGAAGCGTGCGGCATTTCCGCAATCTGGAAAATGCGTAGCGGCCGCGATCAAGATATTCGGGTGGACCTACGGCATGCAGCCGTACCTGGCCTGCGTACCTCCTTGCACATCCACCAGAACGGACATCACCTGGATCTCGGTCGACCGGTTTCGGAGCGTCCAAACTTCTTTCGGACGCGTGATGGTCGTCGCATGTATCTGCTCCGCGCTTCCGCTTATCATACAAACCTGATCGCGCTTTTGGACCTCTTGAAGTGCGCGAACACGACGGATGCAATCTCCGAGGCGACGTCAAGCTGGTCGAGTGACGACTTGGAGGATGCGCTCGCTGAACGGAAGGTCATCGGTGTGATGGCTCGCACAAGAGAAGAGTGGCTAAGTCACCCACAGGGAAGTTGGCTCTCGTCCCGACCGGTTGTCCATGTTCAGAAGATCGCAGAGAGCCCCGCTCGACCGTTTACGCCCGCCGAACGTCCGCTCTCCGACATACGCGTTCTGGACATGGCGCACCTCTTGGCAGGTCCCGTATCGGCGCGGGTGTTGGCAGAGCAGGGCGCGGACGTCCTGCGTGTCTCTGCCCCGCTTAAGCAAGACGACTTCCGCTACGTCATCGATACCAGCTTTGGCAAGCGCTCCGCATTCATCGATCTCGACCGTACCGGCGACATGGAGACGCTGAAGAAGTTGATTACCCGAGCAGATGTCTTTGTTCAGTCGTTCCGGCCAGGTAGCCTCGCGAAGCGCGGTTTGTCACCGGAAGAGATGGCCGTGGCGCGGCCGGGCATCATCTACGTCACGATATCGGCATACGGCATGGGTGGTCCGTGGATGAAGCGCGGCGGGCTAGAACAAGTAGGCCAAGCTGTTTCAGGTCTAGCCATCGCCGAAGGTTCATCCGAGGTGCCAGTCCTGGCGCCGACCTTCACACTAAACGACTACCTGGCGGCATATCTGGGTTCGGCCGGCGTCGTCGCCGCTCTAGTTCGAAGAGCGAAGGAAGGGGGCAGCTATCGCGTTGAGGTTTCACTTACCGGCTGTTCGATGTGGCTTCAAGAACTCGGGATGCTCCCTCAAAATTTGTGGCGAAGCGAAGGCGATAGATCGACGCTCCCTGTCCCACCGATGGACTCATATTTCGAAACGTCGGGCGCGTTCGGCAATCTTACTCATCCGAAACCATTGGTCGAGTTCTCGGAAACTGCGGCGTACTGGAATTGCGGACCCTCACCGCTGGGATCATCCATCCCGGCTTGGCTCGACGCCTCCCAATAA
- a CDS encoding ABC transporter substrate-binding protein, whose amino-acid sequence MLIALGVLPAAAQKNYDTGASDSEIKVGNFVPYSGPASAYGVIGRAEDAYFRMVNDKGGINGRKVTFISYDDGYSPPKAVEQTRKLVEGDEVLLMFGSMGTSSNTAVQRYLNSKKIPQLFVVSGAAKWNEPKKAPWTIGLVPSYETEGRIYAKYIVANLPNAKISILYQNDDFGKDVLKGLRDGLGESAGSAIVAIESYEVSEPTIDSHVVKLRSTGSDVFINIASPKFAAQAIKKIAELDWRPAHFLSYVSSSVGGVIRPAGIANAQGIISSAYAKDVSDPVWSQDQALSDYRAFLSKYLPGADPTDGLLLTGYMHAEALEQVLRQCGDDLTRQNVMKQAANLKGVTLPGMLPGITIDTSPDDYAAIEKLQLIKFSGTSWSRFGEVLDANVAR is encoded by the coding sequence ATGCTGATTGCACTTGGAGTGTTGCCTGCCGCAGCTCAGAAAAATTACGACACAGGCGCAAGCGACAGTGAGATCAAGGTGGGCAATTTCGTTCCCTATAGCGGCCCCGCGTCTGCGTACGGCGTGATCGGAAGAGCGGAAGACGCCTATTTTCGGATGGTCAACGATAAGGGCGGGATCAATGGTCGAAAGGTGACGTTCATCTCGTACGACGACGGATACTCCCCGCCGAAGGCCGTCGAGCAAACTCGAAAACTCGTCGAAGGGGACGAAGTGCTCTTGATGTTCGGCTCAATGGGAACGTCGTCAAACACCGCCGTGCAGAGGTACTTGAATTCCAAGAAAATCCCGCAGTTGTTCGTCGTCAGCGGGGCGGCAAAATGGAACGAACCGAAGAAGGCGCCTTGGACGATCGGGCTGGTACCAAGCTACGAGACCGAGGGGCGGATCTACGCCAAGTATATCGTCGCAAATTTACCGAACGCAAAGATATCTATTCTGTATCAGAACGACGACTTCGGAAAGGATGTCCTGAAGGGATTGCGCGACGGTCTGGGCGAGTCAGCTGGATCTGCGATAGTAGCAATCGAGAGCTATGAGGTCTCAGAACCGACAATCGATTCTCACGTTGTCAAGCTGCGCAGCACAGGGAGCGATGTGTTCATCAACATTGCTTCGCCGAAATTCGCGGCGCAAGCCATCAAGAAAATCGCGGAACTCGACTGGCGCCCCGCCCATTTTCTTTCCTATGTTTCTTCGTCGGTCGGCGGCGTGATTAGGCCCGCAGGCATCGCCAACGCCCAAGGCATCATATCCTCAGCATATGCCAAGGACGTTAGCGATCCGGTGTGGAGTCAGGATCAAGCGCTCTCCGACTATCGCGCATTCCTGTCGAAGTACCTCCCCGGAGCAGATCCGACTGATGGCCTACTGCTGACCGGCTACATGCACGCAGAAGCGCTCGAGCAGGTCTTGCGACAATGTGGAGATGACCTGACACGCCAGAACGTCATGAAGCAGGCCGCCAATCTCAAGGGGGTCACGTTGCCTGGCATGCTCCCCGGGATCACGATTGACACGTCTCCCGATGACTACGCAGCCATCGAGAAGCTGCAGCTTATAAAGTTTTCCGGAACAAGTTGGTCGAGATTCGGTGAAGTCCTCGACGCGAATGTCGCCCGATAG